A region of Nerophis lumbriciformis linkage group LG26, RoL_Nlum_v2.1, whole genome shotgun sequence DNA encodes the following proteins:
- the LOC133624005 gene encoding uncharacterized protein, whose product MCERTTAEYEEELCPTKEEKERQHQLLDAVFKKHQVVLHRTDACEEHLLPEQQKWSFGMDKEEPQPLHIKEEEEAPHTLQMQREEEDPLTSHFKEEEEELSISQEGEHLEWLEDFPVIGVPVKSEDDEVIEERREAEPPSSSSTQHMTTEADGDHCGGSQADKLLAPLSDSEDTTSHSPDTDDEDSKDDKTCHTDNTHFSCSHCDKTFNHHNNLKIHMKVHTGEKPFSCSICGKRFGQSHNLTMHTRTHTGEKPFLCSVCGKGFIQNGDLKVHMRTHTGEKPFMCLICSKTFPVKAQLKIHIRKHTGEKPFICSVCGKGFIQSHNLKVHMKIHTGEKPFSCTVCGKGFIQSGELKLHLRTHTGEKTFTCLICGKRFTQKAHLTMHSTKHSGEKPFICLVCGKGFVQSQHLEAHMRIHTGEKVLSCSVCGERFSYKYQCKKHKCAGENSSSK is encoded by the exons atgtgcgaaagaacgacagcagagtacgaggaggaactttgtccaacaaaagaggagaaggagcgacaacatcaactactggacgctgttttcaagaaacatcaagttgtgttacacagaacag acgcctGCGAAGAACATCTTCTCCCTGAGCAACAGAAGTGGAGCTTCGGGATGGAcaaggaggagccacagcccctccacattaaagaggaagaagaggcgCCACATACATTGCAAATGCAAagggaagaggaggacccactgacctcccattttaaagaggaagaggaggaactcagcatcagtcaggagggagagcatcttgaatGGTTGGAGGACTTCCCAGTgattggtgtccctgtgaagagtgaagatgatgaggtcattGAGGAaaggagagaggcggagcctccaagcagcagctcaactcaacacatgacaacagaagctgatggagaccactgtggaggatcacaagcagacaagctcttagctccactatcagatagtgaggacacaacgtcacactctcctgacactgatgatgaagactctaaagatgataagacatgtcacactgacaacacacacttctCGTGTTCTCACTGCGACAAAACCTTTAATcaccataataacttaaaaatacacatgaaagtacacactggagaaaaacctttttcatgttcaatttgTGGTAAAAGATTTGGACAAAGTCACAATTTGACAAtgcatacaagaacacacactggagaaaaaccttttttatgttcagtctgtggtaaaggttttatacAAAACGgtgatttgaaagtacacatgagaacacacaccggagagAAACCCTTCATGTGCTTGATTTGTAGTAAAACATTCCCTGTAAAGGCacaattaaaaatacatataaGAAAACACaccggtgaaaaaccttttatctgttcagtaTGCGGTAAAGGTTTTATACAAAGTcacaatttgaaagtacacatgaaaatacacactggcgaaaaacctttttcatgtacgGTGTGCGGTAAAGGTTTTATACAAAGCGGTGAGTTGAAATTAcacctgagaacacacactggagaaaaaacattcacttgcttaatttgtggtaaaaGATTCACGCAGAAGGCACATTTGACGATGCACTCAACTAAACactctggtgaaaaaccttttatctgtttagtctgcggtaaaggttttgtacaaagtcaacatttggaagcacacatgagaatacacactggtgagaaagtgttgagttgcagtgtgtgtggtgaaagattctcctataagtaccagtgtaagaaacacaagtgtgctggtgagaacagcagcagcaaatga